The Rhinopithecus roxellana isolate Shanxi Qingling chromosome 14, ASM756505v1, whole genome shotgun sequence genome includes a window with the following:
- the LOC115893219 gene encoding skin secretory protein xP2-like, with the protein MAAREGGAEAVAAREGGAEAVAAREGGAETMTVRERGAEAMATRGGGAEAVATRERGGEAVATREGRGEAVAAREGGAEAMAAREGGAEAMAAREGGAEAMAAREEGRETMAAREGGPEAVAAKEGGAETMATREGGAEAVAAREGGVEAVAVKEGGAETMTVRERGAEAMAAREREGEAIATRECGWILRDRGVEAMTTREKEGDAMASREGGAEAVATREGGAEAMAAREEEWRPWPPEKEKRRLWPPEKEEQRPSPPEKAAPQRWRKGGARLQAQSRGLEA; encoded by the exons ATGGCAGCCAGAGAAGGAGGAGCGGAGGCTGTGGCAGCCAGAGAAGGAGGAGCGGAGGCTGTGGCAGCCAGAGAAGGAGGAGCAGAGACCATGACAGTCAGAGAAAGAGGAGCAGAGGCCATGGCCAcgagaggaggaggagcagaggcCGTGGCCaccagagaaagaggaggagaggccGTGGCCaccagagaaggaagaggggaggccGTGGCAGCCAGAGAAGGAGGAGCGGAGGCCATGGCAGCCAGAGAAGGAGGAGCAGAGGCCATGGCAGCCAGAGAAGGAGGAGCGGAGGCCATGGCCgccagagaagaaggaagagagaccaTGGCAGCCAGAGAAGGAGGACCGGAGGCCGTGGCAGCCAAAGAAGGAGGAGCAGAGACCATGGCCACCAGAGAAGGAGGAGCGGAGGCCGTGGCAGCCAGAGAAGGAGGAGTGGAGGCGGTGGCAGTCAAAGAAGGAGGAGCAGAGACCATGACAGTCAGAGAAAGAGGAGCAGAGGCCATGGCcgccagagaaagagaaggagaggccATTGCCACCAGAGAATGCGGCTGGATCCTCAGAGACAGAGGAGTGGAGGCCATGACTACCAGAGAAAAGGAAGGGGATGCCATGGCCTCCAGAGAAGGAGGAGCGGAGGCCGTGGCCACCAGAGAAGGAGGAGCAGAGGCCATGGCTGCCAGAGAAGAGGAGTGGAGGCCATGGCCaccagagaaggagaagaggaggctgTGGCCACCAGAGAAGGAGGAGCAGAGGCCATCGCCACCAGAGAAGGCTGCCCCTcagagatggaggaagggaggtgCCAGGCTTCAAG CTCAGAGCCGAGGCCTGGAGGCTTGA